From the Synechococcus sp. KORDI-49 genome, the window CACCATCCCGGGTTCGAGCGTCGCGGGTTGCTCCCCGAGGCGGTAAGCCCCCACATCGTGCACGTCAAGCCCCAGCCAGTGGCCGGTGCGGTGCATGTAGAGATGCCGGTAGTCGCCGCGCTCGATGATCCCGTCGGGGTCTCCTGCCAACAGTCCAAGCTCCACCAGCCCCTCCACCAGAACCCGCAGAGCGGTGGCGTGCACCGCCTCCGCCGTTCCCTGGGGCTGCACGGTCTCCACCGCGGCTTCCTGGGCCTCCAGCACCAGGGCGTAGAGCTCCCGCTGCTCTCCGGAGAAGCAGCCGTTCACCGGGAAGGTGCGGGTGATGTCGCCGTTGTAGTAGTCCTCCAGCGAGCAACCGGCGTCGATCAGCAGCAGGTCACCGTCCTGCAACGGAGCGGTGTTGGCGGTGTAGTGCAGCACGCAGGCGTTGTCGCCGCCGGCCACGATCGAGCCATAGGCCGGTCCACGGGCCCCGCGGGCGCGGAAATGGGCTTCGATCGCCGCCTGCACCTCCGCTTCGTTCATACCCGGCCGGGTCATCTGCCGGGCCAGCTCATGGGCTTCAGCGGAGATCCCGCAAGCCTGACGCATCCGCTCCAGCTCATGGGGCTCCTTGCGCAACCGCAGGCGATGCAGGATCGGCGTCGGCGCCACCAATCCCATGGCGGCCTCTCCGCTGCGGGAATAGCTGTCCAGCTGACGGCCCCAGGTGCTGAGCACCAGCGGTTCCACCGCCGGATGGCGGCCGACCCGGAAGGCGATCGCCTCGGCACCGGCCAGAAACTCGGGCAACCGGGCCGGGAGCTGATCCAGCGGATAGGCCATGTCGGCGCCGTATCGCTCGACAGCCCCCTCCGTTCCCCAGCGGAATCCCGTCCACACCTCAGCGGCAGGGTCCTTCGGCTGCACGAACAGCACGAACCGCTCCCCCTCGGGCCGATGCGGCAGCAGCAGGGCCACCGCATCGGGTTCGTCGAAGCCGGTCAGGTAGAAGAAGTCGCTGTCCTGCCGGAACGGCCACTCGCAGTCAGCGTGATGGGTGGCCAGCGGTGCCGCGGGAATCACGGCTGCCGCCTCCCCCAGATGCTCCAGAAAACGCTGGCGCCGGACGGCATGAATGCTGGGGTCGAACGCCATCACACCTGCGGTTGCTCAGGCCAATCAGGATGGCAGTTCAGCGACCGGATCGGACTTCGCCGATACGATGATCGCCACGTCATGCCTCAATGCGTTCCGACCTGCTGGTGCTGCTGCTTCTGGTGGTGGTGGTGCTGCTCGGCTCAGCCCTCTGTTCCGGCGTGGAGGCAGCCCTGCTGACGGTCAACCCGATCCGGGTGCATGAACTGGCGGCCCGCAGCCGTCCGCTGGCCGGAGCCCGCCGTCTGGCCCAGCTGCGGCAACGGCTGGGACGCACCTTGTCAGTGCTGGTGATCGCCAACAACGGCTTCAACATCTTCGGCAGCCTGATGCTGGGGGGGTACGCCGCCTGGGTGTTCGAGCAGCGGGGCATCAGCGGCATCGCTTTGCCCCTGTTTTCAGTGGGCCTCACCGTGCTGGTGATGCTGCTGGGGGAGATCCTGCCCAAGGCGCTCGGCAGTCGCCTCGCCCTGCCGGTTTCCCTGGCGGCCGCGCCGCTGCTGCATTGGCTGGGACTGCTGCTCAGCCCGCTGGTGCTGCTGCTGGAGCGGTTGCTGCCGGCGATCACGGCCGAAGCGGAGATCACCACCAATGAAGAGGAGATCCGGCTGCTGGCCAGACTCGGCTCCCAGAAAGGCCAGATCGAAGCCGACGAAGCGGCGATGATCGGCAAGGTGTTTCAGCTGAACGACCTCACCGCCCGCGATCTGATGACACCGCGGGTGGCGGCACCGACCCTCGATGGCAGCCTCAGCCTCGAAGCACAGCGGACGGTGCTGCTGGGCAACAACGCCGACTGGTGGGTGGTGCTCGGCGATCAGGTGGACAAGGTGCTCGGGGTGGCCAGCCGCGAGCGGCTGCTCACCGCCCTGCTTGAGAACCGTGGCCTGCTCACCCCGGTGGATCTGTGCGAGCCGGTGGAATACGTGCCGGAGATGATCCGTGCCGACCGGCTGCTCACCGGATTCCGCCGCGACAGCGGCGGTGTGCGGGTGGTGGTGGATGAATTCGGTGGCTTCGTGGGAGTGATCGGTGCGGAATCGGTGCTCGCCGTGCTGGCGGGGTGGTGGCGCAAGCCGGCAGCATGAGGGGGATGAGCCAGGCCCTTCCGACACCGCCCTCCAGCACCGTCCGCTGCCGCCAGCTGCTGCAGCGCTGGCGCAATGAGCTGTGTCTCGGCGCCCGTGAGCAGGCCTTGCTGGCGGGTGAACTGCGTCAGCTCGACAGGCAGCTGCAGCGCCTCGAGAGCCGCACCCTGCGGGTGGCCTTCTTCGGCCGGGTGGGCGTCGGCAAGTCCAGCCTGATCAACGCCCTGATCGGCGAGCAGCTGCTGGCCACCGATGTGGCCCACGGCTGCACCCGCCGCCAGCGGGCCGTCCCCTGGCCCCAGGCGATCGACGGGCTGGCGGCCGTGGAACTGGTCGACACCCCTGGCATCGATGAGATCGAAACCGCCGGGCGTGCCCGCCTGGCGACCCGGGTGGCGATGGGCGCCGATCTGGTGCTGCTGGTGATCGACAGCGATCTCACCCGCATCGACCGCGACGCCCTCGACACCCTGCTGAACTGCGGCAAACCGGTGCAGCTGGTGCTCAACCGCAGTGACCGCTGGTCGGAACAGGAGCTGCCGGCTCTGCTGCGCAGCATCCAGCAGCGTCTGTCCAAGGAGCTGCCGCTCACCGCCGTGGCCGCCGCCCCGCGCCGGCCGGTGCTGGATGGGGAAGGCCGCGCCCGCAGTGAGCAGGCGCCGCCACGCATCGCGACGCTGAGCCAGCGTCTGATCCGGCAACTGAGCGGGGAAGGGGAGCTGCTGCTCGCCCTGCATGCCCTGAGGCTGGCGGATCGCTTCCAGCAGGCCCACCAGCAACTGCGGCTGCGCCAGCATCGCCGCTCCGCTCAGGGGCTGATCGGGCGCTATGCCGCCGCCAAGGCCACCGGTGTGGCGATGAATCCCCTGATCGCGATCGATCTGGCGGGCGGCCTGGCCTGCGACACCGCCCTGGTGATGCAGCTCTGCCAGCTCTATGGCCTGCCGATGGCGCCCAACTCAGCCCGCAGGTTGCTGCGCTCAGTCACGGCCCAGAACGCACTGCTGGGCGGAGTCCAGCTCGGTCTGAGTGCCCTGAAGCAACTGCTGCTGCTGCTGGTGCCGTTCAGCGGCGGAGCCAGCCTGGCGCCAGCGGCGCCGGTGGCTCTCGCCCAGGCAGCGGTGGCTGTGCACAGCACCCGCCGCACCGGCGTGCTGGTGGCCGAACAACTGCTGCGCCGCCGCGGTGGTCAGCCCGGAGCGCTGCTGCAGCGCCTTGCCCAGGCCGATCCGGTGGTGGCCCACTGGTTGCAGCGCTGGCCAGCATCCGCAGCCTCCGATCTGCAGCCGTTGCTGCCCTGATCCGCCATGGCCGACCCCATCGCCCTGCTCGGCACCAGCGCCGACCCTCCCACCCGCGGCCACCAGGCCCTGCTGGAAGGCCTGCTCGGGCTTTACGGAGAGGTGGCCACCTGGGCCAGCGACAACCCGATGAAACAGCACGGGGCCCCCTTGCGCCTGCGGGCCCAGCTGCTTCAGGCCCTGGTGAACGAGATCGGTGATCCCCGCCTGAGGCTGTGCCAGGAGCTGAGCAGCCCCTTTGCCCTCGCCACCCTGGAGCGGGCGCACACCCTCTGGCCCGGGAGGGATCTGATCTTCGTGGTGGGCAGCGATCTGGCCGGTCAGATCCCCCGTTGGCGGCAGGCTGAGCGATGGCTCCGCCTCTGCCGCCTGGCGATCGCCCCCCGCCAGGGCTGGCCGCTGCAACCGGCCGCGCTCGATGCCCTCAGAAGCCTGGGAGCCCAGATGGATCTTCTCGATCTGACGGTGCCTGCCAGCGCCAGCTCGGAGCTGCGGCAGGCACCGGAGCCCGGACAAGTGCCGACCTCCGTCTGGCCGCTGCTGCTGGAACACACTCTCTACGGCCTCACCCCAAGCCGCTGCTGATGCGCCTCGCCCTCGGCCAACTCAATCCCCTGGTGGGCGATCTGGCCGGCAATGCCCGCCGCATCCTGGAGGCCGCACACCAGGCCCAGAGGGACGGGGCAAGGCTGCTGCTGACGCCGGAACTGTCGCTGTGGGGTTACCCGCCACGAGATCTGCTGCTGCAACCGGCCCGCCTGAACCGGCAGCGGCAGGTGCTCGACTGGCTCAGCCAGCAGCTCAGCGGCGAGCTGGGCCTGCTGGTGGGCATCGCCCTGGAAGCCGACGACGGACGCGCTCCTGCACTGCACAACGCCATCGCCCTGGTGGAGCCGGGCCGCTGGCGAGCGGTGGCCCGCAAGCAGCTGCTGCCCAGCTACGACGTCTTCGATGAACGGCGCTACTTCCGCCCCGGGGACGGCCCCTGTCTGCTGACCCTGTCGAGCGGCGAACGGCTGGGGCTGACCATCTGTGAAGACCTCTGGGTGGAGGACGCCCTGCAACGGGAACGGCTGGTGGGCCCGGATCCGATCGCCGCCCTGGCACCGGAACGGCCGGATCTGCTGATCAACCTGGCGGCGTCCCCCTTTGACCCGGCCAAACCGGCCTTGCGCCGTCAGCTGGCGGCGGAGGCGGCCCGGCGGCTGCACTGCCCCGTGCTGTATCTGAATCAGGTGGGCGGCAATGACGAACTGGTGTTCGACGGGGCCAGCTTCGTGCTCTCCGCCGATGGTCAGGCCCTTGTGAACCTGCCCAGCTGCATGGAAACCGTGATGGTCTGGGACACCAGCACCCCGGCCGCGCCCCCGGCGCCGCTGCCGGAGGAGCCGGAGCAGCTGTTCCGGGCGTTGGTGCTCGGCGTGCGCGACTACGCCGCCAAGTGCGGCTTCCGCCAGGCGCTGCTGGGGCTGAGCGGCGGCATCGATTCCGCCCTGGTGGCGGTGATCGCCGCTGCAGCACTGGGGGCGGAGCAGCTGAGCGCGCTGCTGATGCCCTCGCCATGGAGTTCCGCCAGCTCGATCGATGACGCCACGGCCCTGGCGGACCGCCTGCAGCTCAGCACCAGCACCCTGCCGATCGCAGAGCTGATGCAGGGGTTTGACGCCACCCTCACCCCGGCCCTGGGACAGGAACCGGCAGGGGTGACCGCCGAAAATCTGCAGTCACGCATCCGCGGAACCCTGCTGATGGCGGTGGCCAACCAGCAGGGGCAGCTGTTGCTGACCACCGGCAACAAATCCGAGCTGGCCGTGGGGTACTGCACCCTGTACGGCGACATGAACGGCGGCCTGGCGGTGATCGGCGATCTGTACAAGACCAGCGTCTTCGCGCTCTGCGACTGGCTGGACAGCGAAGCCGCAGGCCCCTGCCGCCGCGACCTGGGCTTGCCGCCGCAGGGGGAGCTGGTGGGACGGGCGATCCGGGGCAAACCCCCCAGCGCCGAGCTGCGGCCAGATCAGAAGGACAGTGACTCGCTGCCCGACTACAGCGAGCTCGATGCCCTGCTGCGGGCACTGATCCAGGAGCGCATCAGCGCTGAGGCGCTGGTGGAGGCCGGCCATGAGCCGCAGCTGGTGGAACGGGTTCAGCGGCTGTTGCAGCGGGCCGAATTCAAGCGGCGACAGGCTGCACCGCTTCTGAAAGTGAGCCCACAGGCATTTGGCAGCGGCTGGCGGCTGCCGATTGCTGCCCGCTGAGCCACATTGAAGGGACCGTCCCATTGAGGGCACCGCGTCCATGGCAGCCTCCGTTCTGACCGCCCCGATGGCCAGCATCGGCGTGCCGAAGGAGATCAAAGCCGACGAGCAGCGGGTGGCTCTCACGCCCGATGCCGTCCGGGATCTCGCCAGCCACGGACTGGAGGTGCGCATCGAGAGCGGTGCCGGAGCCGGGGCGGGCATCGGCGATGACGCCTACGCAGCGGCCGGCGCTCAGGTGGTCGACCGGGACCAGGCCTGGAGCGCCCATCTGGTGGTGAAGGTGAAGGAACCCCAGCCGGAGG encodes:
- a CDS encoding NAD+ synthase: MRLALGQLNPLVGDLAGNARRILEAAHQAQRDGARLLLTPELSLWGYPPRDLLLQPARLNRQRQVLDWLSQQLSGELGLLVGIALEADDGRAPALHNAIALVEPGRWRAVARKQLLPSYDVFDERRYFRPGDGPCLLTLSSGERLGLTICEDLWVEDALQRERLVGPDPIAALAPERPDLLINLAASPFDPAKPALRRQLAAEAARRLHCPVLYLNQVGGNDELVFDGASFVLSADGQALVNLPSCMETVMVWDTSTPAAPPAPLPEEPEQLFRALVLGVRDYAAKCGFRQALLGLSGGIDSALVAVIAAAALGAEQLSALLMPSPWSSASSIDDATALADRLQLSTSTLPIAELMQGFDATLTPALGQEPAGVTAENLQSRIRGTLLMAVANQQGQLLLTTGNKSELAVGYCTLYGDMNGGLAVIGDLYKTSVFALCDWLDSEAAGPCRRDLGLPPQGELVGRAIRGKPPSAELRPDQKDSDSLPDYSELDALLRALIQERISAEALVEAGHEPQLVERVQRLLQRAEFKRRQAAPLLKVSPQAFGSGWRLPIAAR
- a CDS encoding aminopeptidase P N-terminal domain-containing protein — protein: MAFDPSIHAVRRQRFLEHLGEAAAVIPAAPLATHHADCEWPFRQDSDFFYLTGFDEPDAVALLLPHRPEGERFVLFVQPKDPAAEVWTGFRWGTEGAVERYGADMAYPLDQLPARLPEFLAGAEAIAFRVGRHPAVEPLVLSTWGRQLDSYSRSGEAAMGLVAPTPILHRLRLRKEPHELERMRQACGISAEAHELARQMTRPGMNEAEVQAAIEAHFRARGARGPAYGSIVAGGDNACVLHYTANTAPLQDGDLLLIDAGCSLEDYYNGDITRTFPVNGCFSGEQRELYALVLEAQEAAVETVQPQGTAEAVHATALRVLVEGLVELGLLAGDPDGIIERGDYRHLYMHRTGHWLGLDVHDVGAYRLGEQPATLEPGMVLTVEPGLYVSDRLAVPEGQPAIEARWKGIGIRIEDDVAVTDEGHEVLTAAALKSVAAMERQAT
- a CDS encoding CNNM domain-containing protein, with translation MRSDLLVLLLLVVVVLLGSALCSGVEAALLTVNPIRVHELAARSRPLAGARRLAQLRQRLGRTLSVLVIANNGFNIFGSLMLGGYAAWVFEQRGISGIALPLFSVGLTVLVMLLGEILPKALGSRLALPVSLAAAPLLHWLGLLLSPLVLLLERLLPAITAEAEITTNEEEIRLLARLGSQKGQIEADEAAMIGKVFQLNDLTARDLMTPRVAAPTLDGSLSLEAQRTVLLGNNADWWVVLGDQVDKVLGVASRERLLTALLENRGLLTPVDLCEPVEYVPEMIRADRLLTGFRRDSGGVRVVVDEFGGFVGVIGAESVLAVLAGWWRKPAA
- a CDS encoding GTP-binding protein, which codes for MSQALPTPPSSTVRCRQLLQRWRNELCLGAREQALLAGELRQLDRQLQRLESRTLRVAFFGRVGVGKSSLINALIGEQLLATDVAHGCTRRQRAVPWPQAIDGLAAVELVDTPGIDEIETAGRARLATRVAMGADLVLLVIDSDLTRIDRDALDTLLNCGKPVQLVLNRSDRWSEQELPALLRSIQQRLSKELPLTAVAAAPRRPVLDGEGRARSEQAPPRIATLSQRLIRQLSGEGELLLALHALRLADRFQQAHQQLRLRQHRRSAQGLIGRYAAAKATGVAMNPLIAIDLAGGLACDTALVMQLCQLYGLPMAPNSARRLLRSVTAQNALLGGVQLGLSALKQLLLLLVPFSGGASLAPAAPVALAQAAVAVHSTRRTGVLVAEQLLRRRGGQPGALLQRLAQADPVVAHWLQRWPASAASDLQPLLP
- a CDS encoding nicotinate-nucleotide adenylyltransferase; the protein is MADPIALLGTSADPPTRGHQALLEGLLGLYGEVATWASDNPMKQHGAPLRLRAQLLQALVNEIGDPRLRLCQELSSPFALATLERAHTLWPGRDLIFVVGSDLAGQIPRWRQAERWLRLCRLAIAPRQGWPLQPAALDALRSLGAQMDLLDLTVPASASSELRQAPEPGQVPTSVWPLLLEHTLYGLTPSRC